DNA from Debaryomyces hansenii CBS767 chromosome A complete sequence:
TAGTCCAGAATTGAATAGTAACTTAGGgaatatattgaaatcGTAAAAAGGAATGACATCTACACTGAAGAAATATACTGTTTAGCTTTGCTATCTATTGTACATATCTATATTCATTTAATTATTTGGCTTTAAACAGTACATTCTGACTGgatataattcttttggTAATCCCTTTTGGATATCACTAGCAATTAACTTAAACCCAGCcttaatgaataattctctAAATTTTGCATCACTTCTTGTTACTGAAGAATCGGTCTCATcgaaaatatcatcatctgGAGCAATATTTTCCTTAACAATCAAAGTACCAATACCATTGCCAATTAATGCAGTTCTACATCTTTCCCAGAATTTaactaattcttcatctggCAATTGACCAACACACCATTGACACCAGACTAACCAATATTTTCCCACTTTATTTGCGTCACACTCCCACTCTTGCATACCGATGTCGTAAATATCTCCTAACTTCCCTCTATTTTTAACACCTACTAACTCGTTGTTCATCTGAGCAACAAATGGCTTGACTGGCTCTAATAAATCACATTTATCACTCACTTTCCATAATAAGTCTCTAGTTATTCTACCTATACCAGCACCCATGTCAATAGTGAGCTTTTCTACCCCATCAGGACAAGTCATTCTAGTTTGTAACTTTCTCAAAAACGTGGACGACCCAACGATATCTGCCTTAGGAACAGCTGTTTGTTCTCCAAACCCACCTAACACTCCGTCAACCGATGCTGGTACCCCTGTCCAATAGTCGATAGCatcattataatttatttgtgAATCTGCAGCAAGACCTTCGTCCATGATGTATTCTCCGTTAACCTGAATAGACTTAACTGGCATATTTGTTGCTGTGTTCCTAAGAAGTTACTTTGATCTCTACTAAGTAAAActtttttgaaatatggGTCTGCGACATTTGGAGACATCATCACCAAATGTCGCGACATGGAAAACTATACGCGTAAGCTTTTGAGACATAAATAACGAACCTACCATAGTCAATTGTATACTTTTGGACTTAGTACTGGTTAAAATGACttccaattattttgatttggaTGACATACTATCTGATGGTGAGAAGATCCCATGCCGTTTTAATATTACCGTCCCAGGCTTGGGATATTTAGAGGGGAACCCTGGAAAATCAATTGCTAAAGATACAAAGATCGAATTACCCTTGTGGCTTGCAGAAATCTTAGCCATATGTGAATTACTGGAGGATTCCCAACAAAGTTTTATTGACTTATCACAACCTGATTTCATAAATTACAAAGTAATCAATGCTATCAAGACTAATGCTGTAAATATAGATTTGCATTCAATATTGACTAACTATTATAAATTGAGTGAAAAATGGGCATCAATGTTTAACGACGTGGAATTAATAGAGGTTGTAATGCAGATGTTGAAGGAGAGgtcatttgaaattaataattatgcAAGTAACGCAAGCAAACAGATcaacaataatttcattttctctctagatgaatttgaaaagaaattatttaaagtCACGTCTGACAGTAATAAACAAATGAGAAAATGGTTAAAGGATTAAAATTGGGTAATGATTACAGTAATTAAGTatgatatttattttcaattgttttaGTATATTGATATAGAATTATAGCATGTTAATCGATATAAAAAATAGTAATACATTTATACAGTCCGAGGTAAGAAATGGTTACCTCATTGTTCATCTTGAGATTGATTTTCATTTTGAGCTTCAGTCTGGGATTCTTCATTCTGTGCTTCATCCTCAACACTTTCATTAggtaattcttcattattttctttctgtCCTTCCTCCACGGCATCCTCGTTAGgtaattcatcatcatttccTGTTGGCTCATCACcttcttcattgaataaatcatcGTCTAATTCGTCATCACTATCTTCTATAGTTTCTTTAGACAATTTAGAaatctttctctttttaGATGTCttgatttcatcttcttcattgtcatcttcttcacccTTTCTCTTTGAATCATTCTCAGGTTCAGACTCATCTTCGGATGGTGATGGCGCATCATCTTCACTGTCACTAACAACATTTCTCTTCTTTCCTTTCTTCTTACCTTTCGTACCCTTAGTAGATGACTTTTTacttctcttcttcttctcttccaTATTCGACTCcttattaaacaatttgTCGTCATCCTCATCAACAATTACATTCATTCTAGCTTCTTCTGCCCATTGTTGTGCTTGTTCTTGTAACTTCGCTCGTTCCTTGGccatttcttcttcaattcgTCTTTCCTTTgcaattctttcttcttgttcttgtaaTAACTGAGCAGTCTCTTGTTCTCTTAATTCCTTAGCTTCCTTCAATCTAATTTCAGATTTCGTAACACTTTCAACGGTTTCATCAAGACATGCGTTTAATCTATTCAATAATGTATTAGTACCTAAATTAGCACGAGCCTTTAATTCTGATTTTGGATATGGCGGAtgtttttcatcatctgaggataaagaattcaagGTCTCAATAGCTGtgttcaaattatcaatacccttcttaatatcatcaataagTCTTTGTTCCACAGGAAGCTTACTAATAAATTCAGcaatttggaattggatATAAGCCATATTGAATCTTAATGAAGATTTCGCCCCAGTAGCATTTTGTAATGCCTTTTCAGAGTAGGATAATGCgttattcaaataacttAAATTCTTTTCAGTTAAACCTCTTGAAAGCCAAGCACGACCCAAAAAGGATAAAATTTTAGAGTCATTATTTGCGAATCTCATTAATGCAATCTCATAGTTTTCAATGGCCTTGGAATATTGCTTCAAATCCAATAAAACATGACCCAAATTGAGGTAAACTGATATATCATTTAATGAATCTCTAATTTTTCTCAAAATGTCTAAACCCTTATTagattctttattttcaatgtATACGATAGCTAAACCTTGAGCACCATAAACATTGTGGGGATCAACCGACAATACCTTAGTGAATAATTCTACCGCTCTGATGTagtatttctttttcttttcatcttGACTCAGTCCTTTTATATCTCTCGCCATAATGCAGTAAATATTGGCCAACGACAATAATGCATAACAATCATGAGAGTCATATTCAACCAATGTATCCTTCTGGTGATTGGTATCTGCATCTGGTTTCATACCGACCTTCTTACCAAAGGTCTTTACAAACCAACCATAAAATGAACGAATCTCCAAGTCCGATGCATTTAAATCCAATAAGTTTTCCACTTCTTgtttaatttcttctttggtaGATTTGTTAGTCGAGACACAAtctaaaaataataatctcAATTTTGCAGAGAAATAATTTGGACAGTCTTTGAGTAAGGATTCGTAAATCTCAATGGATTCTGATTCATTCGATAATTCCTTTGATCTAGCAAGGTTGAAAGATATCGTGACGTTTAAATCATCACGCAAATCCATCAATACATCgccattttcatttttgaaatcattgcaagtctttaatttttcagaagCTGTTTGGAAAATATTCGATGCGGCTTCATAATTATgcttaatgaaattaaaaacaccaatattattatagatCTCCAATGGTGCATCTTGGTTAATTTGTTTTCTGGATTCAATAGCCTTGTTTAGATAGGTCAATGATTGATTCATATCTTTAGACTCGTGTAGCTTActtaatatcaaaaacGCGTTTAACGCAACAGGTTCTTGGTTCATTATTTCCAGaccatcatcttcattcttgTTACTAGGTTGTCCTCCCATATTCTTGGCTAATCGTAAGTATCTTTCTAACATAGAGATTCCCTGTTCCTGTTTTCTCTTGCTTTTATGATTTGAGTATAAAACACCTAAGGAATAATTTACTTCTAAACATTTTGGATTAGTCTTTAAGATAGATTCATAAGTAATAGTGGCTTCTTCTGTAGAGCCACGGTTGATTTGTGATTGGCCCAAACCTAGTTTAGCCATCAagttattttcatttaacTTAATAGCCTCGTGAAAGTATTTTTGCGATTGCATGAAATCAGATTTTGCGAAAGCAACTCTTCCCAACCAAAACGCAGCCTGcgataataaattagacTGAAATCTCGAAACTTTAGAAGGGTTATATAACTTTGTCGATGCTGAATTACCAGAAATCGAGTGAATAACTTTATTGCAAATCTTTTCGACTAAAGAATActcttcttttgaaaaatagTACGATGCTAAAGTTAATAAAATGATTGCATCATTAGAGTTCTCTTTATAATTATCTGCTAATTTTTTCAAGCACTTTTCATAATTTAATTGGAAATCTTTATCACCCAATGAGttattgaagttaatgTTGAAGTTAGccaaatttaataaaattttagcCTTCAAGTTAGTTGGGTCAAGTTCCAATGCCCTTCTCCATGAACTCAACGCCATTGGTTCATCTTTGAGAAACCAAAAGCATAAACCAATTCCGATTCTTGGGTCTGGCTTCATTAAGggatttaaaattaaaacttgttgatataattttaatgcATTAGCataattctttgttttattcaagataatCTGAGCCTTTCCTAATAAAGCAAAACAGTTATTATTgtcaattttcaataatctATCGAATATGTCCAAAGCTGGCTCAATTTGATCTTTATACAAGTATAGCACTGCTTTAGCCAATAAGACCGAAACACTACCTTTGGAGCTATCTAAGCTTGAGACGTGATTAAGTTCTTCGGTTGCATTAACCAAATTCTCTCCCTTATTTATTCCGCTGGAgacaaatttcaaatataacCAACTCAAGTATGAATGGAACGacaatttatcttcattgtTAAACTGCGACAATCCCATAGCGGTTTTGATAACATTCAAACTTTCATTCAACTTATTCAGTTGAGCGTAAGCTGTAGCCACTGAAATCCAATATTTCTTAGGACAGTTTTCTGTTTCCAAGAAACTGATTAATTCATTACTATCTTCAggtaattcttcaactaaATTAATACTAACAATTTGTCCATTACTTAAGGGGACATCTAAATTTCCAATCGTTTCAGCCGCCTGTTTTCCTAAATAAAAGGATACATCTATTGGATCTTCCATGTCCGAGCCTATTCTGATTGTTTATTTCGAGTGAGAGAGAACTGAACGTTAGATTGAAGTTGACAGTGAATCttgttgattttaattttcaGAACGAATGAAAATTACAACTCGGGTCGTGCGAAACCATAAAAATCTATATTGATAACTATATAGCTTATAATCCATCTATTAGTATCTGGTTATCTCTGTTAACTAAAGCAGTATGAACACAATCATTGAACAAATTAGTAAGAATAATTTGTTGTGATATTTTAGTGTCAGATTTAATGAGTTGTCCTCTTATTTGGAAATTGTTTGGGTAATCAAGCAAGTTGGacaaatcaattgatacgAAGAGTTcaactttgaaattatgCTTGCCACAGTAGTAGcgtattttgaaatttattaaattgtCTTGTGACTCAATGAAGACTATTGGTAACTTCCAGGAGATTGCGTATATATCTTCGTCAATCGATTTTAATACGGACCAGTGCTTTTTGAAGGTTTGGAAGCTTTCAATTATGGTAGATCCAGAAATTACGTTAAACAATTTTGGGGCAATATTGGTCgtaatgaaagaattattgaatggagaagaagaattctGATCTACAGAATAGCTTATGTTGGATAAGTCATATATGTCTTTGAATTCCATTGCAACTTCAACAccaatgaaattgaaaatgagTTTAGTACCCTCCATATATTTGTAGTTCAAATTAGTGAAGGATTGTAGAAAGTTGAATTTTAATTTGAGTAACTCGATTTCTGACAACTCATactttttatttctattcaAAGACTTCTCCACGTCATTTATTTCATCGGTGAACGCATTGATCAAGGCTTTATTATCGCTAATAACTGAATTTAgtttatttaattctttattctGTAtggtttgattttgttggtTTTCCTTAAATTGTTTACATGTTACTGACAATTCATTCCTTAAGGAGAATAAATCACTGGAATCCAAATCATTGCAGTTACTTTCGATTTGCAACAATTGgttcaattgatttgataaattgtcAAATTTGTCTTTCAATTGTTCGTGAATTCCGTTAAGAAGTGTCAAGTTTTCCAATAGAAGCAGCCTAGCTTGAACGAGAGTGTAATGCTTCTCATCTAAttgaataatcaaattcttgatcaaCTGGGTTCTCCACCCGTACCAAACCTCCTTAGCTTGGAGCCTCGTGTAATCtttgattaattgaaaTTCCGACTTCATgcttaatttttcatttggGCTACTCAGATAATACTGTTTGAATAATCTGGGATTGTTTTCCATAGtgaattgattgaattgatcaaataGCACAGTTCCgtctttgatattttttGTAAGTTCCTTGCAACTGAAATCATATAGTTCCAATAATGGCATTTTATTCATAGCAGTAACAAACTCATCAAATTTGTaactttcttcattattaattttgggCAATGATATGCTTATTCTATCGACAGATTTGATACCaatttctaaatcatcataGAATCTAATACTGATATCtttcaagaaatcattTAAGGAAACTGGTGTATAATTTTGGTCTagttcatcatcatcgtcaatGGATTCGGTGCTTATATCAGCCAATGGGATAGTGGTAGTGATTGTCTTATTGATACCACCATGATTATCAATCTTAGGATACTTGTGTGGTATTGGCTCAGCATCATCGATCGTTCTCTTGAGTTGTATTTGCTTGATTTCACCATATTCCTGGGTCAATTGCATTTTTTGAGAGGGTTGATCTATTTCATGATTTGTATCAGCAGCAGCTAGTTCCTGTGGTTCAGCATCTTGTTCTAATTGAGTTAAATCCATATATAAGGAATCCTGAGTATCTTTTGCAGTATTTTGAATCGTTTCATCCACACTCGTATTCGTAACGTACCGactagaaatatttgtatcTTGCTCTTGCTCAGATTGTTCATTAGCATTATCTGAATGAAgttcattaatttcattaccTTCGTTTCCACCTTCGTTTTCAGCTTCGTTTTCTAAGTTTTCGCTTTCTTTATATGCTTCATCTTTATCAGTTTcgaaatcatcatcttcattaccaGTATGTATCTCATCGATAATATTATCCGACATAAGTTCTTTCGAATCCGGTTCCAATGGTTGTTCAGTGTTCGTTCCATTATCTTCCTGATGTtgttcatcattttcattatttgaattggtttcattttcattttcttggAGATGAATATGTCCTAATCGACTATCAGCACCTTCACCggatatatttatctttcCTATCTCTTGAGTAAATTCCataattgattcattttctgGGATTTTCAGACCTTCATTGTATTGCATTATTGGTTCAGCATCAGGTACCTCATTTATCAATTCAAGTCTACTTTCTTGGTGATATATTTTAGTTATATCCATGGTCATTTCCTGATTGAAATGATCGTTCTCCATATAACTGGTGCTACTTTGGGCATTGATCTCCGAATAGAATTTGGTTATGTCCATAGtttcttccaattcattCCCGTTTTGTTGCTGAGTTTGTTGATCTTCGCCATTATTCACCTCTACATTATATTCTAAACTTTTATGACCATTAGCATATGTCAAAATATCCATAGAATCTTCATGTAAATATTCGCCGGTATCCGTAGCCGATGCCTGATCACGATTCATTTCAGGCGCTTGGCTTGGAATGTCAtgattttcaatatcctGTTCAGGTTGTTCAGCATTCACCTTTTCAGCATCTACATCATTTTCAGCTAATCTGACAATATTTTGGTGATTAAGGCCAATGTTGCTGGTTAATTCCATATCACcttcgtcttcatcctGGTAATATGGAGGCGAGTCGATATCATTGGCCGCAGAGTCAACACTGACACCAGTATGTTTCAATTTGGTAAATGTCTCTATTTGATCAGCATTATTGGCTGTATCGGTAGCATCACCTTGGTCCACCTCTTCATCACGCGTGTTATTTGTTGCAGCCAGAGGATTAGGAACAAATTGTCCTGTTAATTCCATAGTCTCTTCTTCACCCTCATCAGCATTGCCCTCGAAATTTGCTAAATCATCGTCTGAATCTCGATCTACGTTATGACCATTATCGAGCTCACCATTGGTTCCTAGGTTCTCATCCGCATTTTCATGAGCAGTGCCAATTGGATTATCATCAGAAGTCGTGCTGTTGCTATCATCCTTCGATTCAATAGATGAATTTCCAGAATCACTATTATCTCTCAGCAGCGGTATAATTGCTATAGtttctcttcttttatCTACTTGTACTGgaacaaaatttatcttgTGGAGCGTCACTTCTGGATGAAATGAGACTCTTCTATTTAAGCGGTTAGTGGATGGCAACAATGGTAGCGTTGCAtcattcttcaagataCTTCTAGACGGTCTTTCTCCCATATTTTCCTTATTCATGGTTACCGCTCTAAtagtataataaatattatagaatATAGATCAGGTAAACAAACAAtgttttgtaaataaaaaaataaaaagatcCGGTACGCGTACGACAAATAATGGATTGGGTCTTTTTATCCTAATGATACAGTAGGCAGTACTACTGCACTAGTACCATCATGCTGGTAACCGAATAGGTTGAATGTAAGAGTAGAGTTATCTTTTATCTTTAGAAACCAAGATTCGTTATTCTTCTAGAATAAGTTCTTGTAGAAAGCTTCTTGAACGAGAAGCAAGATCAACAAGACTTTCAAGCGGAAAGTATACCATTGGTGTATTTTACTCCTATGTGTGCCAGCTGAATAAGAGGTGTTTGGAAGTCTTATTAGTTGTTAAAGACTCACTTCTACCGTATATTGGAACTTTTGGTTTGAAATTATAGAGTTGCGACCCCGGGCCATCAGTGATAGTCCAGCTTTGTAGAAATCATTCTAAAGTTCTAGTTCCATGGCTAAACCAATGACTTATACTCTTTCTATCCACAGTCAACGATCCTGATACCACAAATTTAGTTACCACCAGAAATTCACTCTTGAGTCCTCCTAGTCGATTATACCAGAATCCTTCACTGCTTCCAATATACGCCCTACAATATACACCTACCCCAGTATAACACCTACTCCAGTATATACACCCATTCGAGAATGTATAGTATTCCAGCATACCTCCTACATAATATAGCTCAAAAATCCAGCAATTGAACTAACCAGCTTCAAATTGCAACTTTCGCAGCTAATAATCACCAAACCAAAACTACCTACGATCCAACTTAAAACTGTTTGAACATATGAAAACGACTCCAGCACTCTCACATCTTGTTATCCATCATAGTTTGTTACGTGTAGCTATTAACATCCATCAAGAGCTTCTCGATGGTTCACTTATTCTTTTGATCTTGATTTTGCAAGCTCTTTAGTGATTAGCTCCGCGAAGAACCTCGGTTGAATGGCAATTAGTACCCCAAATACCGAAATATCACAAGCTCCAGTCAACCGAAAAACCCCAGATACTtctttataaataaaagaaaaatacttactatattataattactATTGATCGAATATAATTTGacaataattgaattatagattgattatattaaagcagaaaaaaaaaatggtCGCTGATAcaattctttatcatcCAACATTCGGTAAATTAACCAGATTCCTTGATTCTACTCCCAAGAGAGAAAAATGTTTTAGATTAGTGGTATATTTGTCGAGATTTTTGTCGTACTACTTACAAAGACAAGGATTTTCACCAGATGTGGTTAACATATTTAAAGACTTGAAGCATCACATCACAATTATCAGGAAAGGTATGAGATTCTTGAAGCCTTTGAACCATCTTCAAGCTGCAGCCCAAACTTTCGATAATAAGTTAATGGATCCAGTTTTGCAAAAGACCACGGTTATTAAAAACTTGGGTTACGTTGGATACCTTTCGTTGGATTCGATTACGTGgttgaagttgatgaaCATCCTTTCAGCCAAGAGATTCCCAACAATTTCCACCTGGTCGTCGAGATTCTGGTTGATTGCCTTGATTGCGGGTGTTATCAACTCATTGAGAACTTTGAAGATCAGCAACGCCAAGttggaagaaaaagaaagcGAAGAGATCAACCAGAAGATCTACGCTGCCAAGAGAAAATTGGTCTGGGACTTCTTGGATATGTTCACCTGTTTGAACAGTTTGAACTACTTGCACTTCACCGAAGGAGATGTTGGTTTAGCTGGTACTATTACTTCGATTATGGGTTTACATGACTTGTGGAAgtcttcaaaataatgaacaTACAGAGTATACAAGCCGCGGGTGGTTGGAAAGCCATATTACTTGCATGAAATGCCATTGTGACCTAGAGTCAAGTCAAATACCCTTATTTATTCGTTTCTATAACAATGTTATCATATACTATTTTTTCACCTTATTATATAGCGATACATATACAAGTACTCCATGTTAGCCTATTGATGAAAGCCGTGTGAGATTTGCAAATACGAGTAGAGTTGTATGGTACTGGTGCAATCTAGTCAATTGAGGACTTTGACCCTTCTGTCTGTTATATTCGTACTACTTGGGCTTCgtttcattatcatcaaatcCTTGGTAATACCCATTCCAGTACCATTTCATCACtaaatccttcaattctttctctAACTCATCACTGTTCGGTTGATCTGCAATTATTTTCTCTAGACTTGGTGCTTCTACGCTTATCTGTTGTACTTGGTTGTGTGAAGCTTTCAATCTGGACCAAGTCTCGTGTATTCTGCTGTCTATAGATGACATATTGGTTAGAATAGACTTTTTCCGATTAAAATACCAACAATCAACCTAAAAACACAGTTTCAATAGTCTATCAACCTATACAGCTTCCCAAGTTATAATATATAGGAAGTATTGTCTTATTCGTATAGTAGTATAACCATATTTTAGTGTAACTTGTAAACAAAAGCGTAACATGCAAACCATCTCATCACctaaaaattattcaactTGTTGATGATAAGCTGAACAATTATACATTCTACTAGAGACTCActtaaatatgaataatgaagatattagGGAATTGAGGATTCATATTGGTAATATATCTCCTAAGTTGGCCGAAAACCAGCTGTCGTTAGAAACTAGATTAGGtaaatttggaaaaattgTCAAGCCATTAGAGTTACATACAAAACCGATCCAAGACTTCTATTTTGGATTTATAACATTGGAACTCAGTAACGTAAGCCTCGAAAAGCTAAAGAATGCATTTCACGGGATTCTTTTCATGGGAATGAAATTAACTGTAGGTATTGCTAAACAAAATTTTCCCGAATCGTGGATACAAGACTCCAAGAGACcagatttattgaagcTTGACAGAATAAAAAGAGACCGGATTCAAAGAGCTAGGACTCAAAGAATAAATGAGGCAAATACTCCGTATTTTATGAATAACATCGATG
Protein-coding regions in this window:
- a CDS encoding DEHA2A05808p (similar to uniprot|Q12146 Saccharomyces cerevisiae YOL146w PSF3 Subunit of the GINS complex), with protein sequence MTSNYFDLDDILSDGEKIPCRFNITVPGLGYLEGNPGKSIAKDTKIELPLWLAEILAICELSEDSQQSFIDLSQPDFINYKVINAIKTNAVNIDLHSILTNYYKLSEKWASMFNDVELIEVVMQMLKERSFEINNYASNASKQINNNFIFSLDEFEKKLFKVTSDSNKQMRKWLKD
- a CDS encoding DEHA2A05786p (similar to uniprot|P38340 Saccharomyces cerevisiae YBR261C Putative S-adenosylmethionine-dependent methyltransferase of the seven beta-strand family) translates to MPVKSIQVNGEYIMDEGLAADSQINYNDAIDYWTGVPASVDGVLGGFGEQTAVPKADIVGSSTFLRKLQTRMTCPDGVEKLTIDMGAGIGRITRDLLWKVSDKCDLLEPVKPFVAQMNNELVGVKNRGKLGDIYDIGMQEWECDANKVGKYWLVWCQWCVGQLPDEELVKFWERCRTALIGNGIGTLIVKENIAPDDDIFDETDSSVTRSDAKFRELFIKAGFKLIASDIQKGLPKELYPVRMYCLKPNN
- a CDS encoding DEHA2A05852p (weakly similar to uniprot|P53148 Saccharomyces cerevisiae YGL093w SPC105 spindle pole body protein), with protein sequence MNKENMGERPSRSILKNDATLPLLPSTNRLNRRVSFHPEVTLHKINFVPVQVDKRRETIAIIPSSRDNSDSGNSSIESKDDSNSTTSDDNPIGTAHENADENLGTNGELDNGHNVDRDSDDDLANFEGNADEGEEETMELTGQFVPNPSAATNNTRDEEVDQGDATDTANNADQIETFTKLKHTGVSVDSAANDIDSPPYYQDEDEGDMELTSNIGLNHQNIVRLAENDVDAEKVNAEQPEQDIENHDIPSQAPEMNRDQASATDTGEYLHEDSMDILTYANGHKSLEYNVEVNNGEDQQTQQQNGNELEETMDITKFYSEINAQSSTSYMENDHFNQEMTMDITKIYHQESRLELINEVPDAEPIMQYNEGSKIPENESIMEFTQEIGKINISGEGADSRLGHIHLQENENETNSNNENDEQHQEDNGTNTEQPLEPDSKELMSDNIIDEIHTGNEDDDFETDKDEAYKESENLENEAENEGGNEGNEINELHSDNANEQSEQEQDTNISSRYVTNTSVDETIQNTAKDTQDSLYMDLTQLEQDAEPQELAAADTNHEIDQPSQKMQLTQEYGEIKQIQLKRTIDDAEPIPHKYPKIDNHGGINKTITTTIPLADISTESIDDDDELDQNYTPVSLNDFLKDISIRFYDDLEIGIKSVDRISISLPKINNEESYKFDEFVTAMNKMPLLELYDFSCKELTKNIKDGTVLFDQFNQFTMENNPRLFKQYYSSSPNEKLSMKSEFQLIKDYTRLQAKEVWYGWRTQLIKNLIIQLDEKHYTLVQARSLLLENLTLLNGIHEQLKDKFDNLSNQLNQLLQIESNCNDLDSSDLFSLRNELSVTCKQFKENQQNQTIQNKELNKLNSVISDNKALINAFTDEINDVEKSLNRNKKYELSEIELLKLKFNFLQSFTNLNYKYMEGTKLIFNFIGVEVAMEFKDIYDLSNISYSVDQNSSSPFNNSFITTNIAPKLFNVISGSTIIESFQTFKKHWSVLKSIDEDIYAISWKLPIVFIESQDNLINFKIRYYCGKHNFKVELFVSIDLSNLLDYPNNFQIRGQLIKSDTKISQQIILTNLFNDCVHTALVNRDNQILIDGL
- a CDS encoding DEHA2A05830p (similar to uniprot|P89105 Saccharomyces cerevisiae YOL145C CTR9 Component of the Paf1p complex): MEDPIDVSFYLGKQAAETIGNLDVPLSNGQIVSINLVEELPEDSNELISFLETENCPKKYWISVATAYAQSNKLNESLNVIKTAMGLSQFNNEDKLSFHSYLSWLYLKFVSSGINKGENLVNATEELNHVSSLDSSKGSVSVLLAKAVLYLYKDQIEPALDIFDRLLKIDNNNCFALLGKAQIILNKTKNYANALKLYQQVLILNPLMKPDPRIGIGLCFWFLKDEPMALSSWRRALELDPTNLKAKILLNLANFNINFNNSLGDKDFQLNYEKCLKKLADNYKENSNDAIILLTLASYYFSKEEYSLVEKICNKVIHSISGNSASTKLYNPSKVSRFQSNLLSQAAFWLGRVAFAKSDFMQSQKYFHEAIKLNENNLMAKLGLGQSQINRGSTEEATITYESILKTNPKCLEVNYSLGVLYSNHKSKRKQEQGISMLERYLRLAKNMGGQPSNKNEDDGSEIMNQEPVALNAFLILSKLHESKDMNQSLTYLNKAIESRKQINQDAPLEIYNNIGVFNFIKHNYEAASNIFQTASEKLKTCNDFKNENGDVLMDLRDDLNVTISFNLARSKELSNESESIEIYESLLKDCPNYFSAKLRLLFLDCVSTNKSTKEEIKQEVENLLDLNASDLEIRSFYGWFVKTFGKKVGMKPDADTNHQKDTLVEYDSHDCYALLSLANIYCIMARDIKGSSQDEKKKKYYIRAVELFTKVLSVDPHNVYGAQGLAIVYIENKESNKGLDILRKIRDSLNDISVYLNLGHVLLDLKQYSKAIENYEIALMRFANNDSKILSFLGRAWLSRGLTEKNLSYLNNALSYSEKALQNATGAKSSLRFNMAYIQFQIAEFISKLPVEQRLIDDIKKGIDNLNTAIETLNSLSSDDEKHPPYPKSELKARANLGTNTLLNRLNACLDETVESVTKSEIRLKEAKELREQETAQLLQEQEERIAKERRIEEEMAKERAKLQEQAQQWAEEARMNVIVDEDDDKLFNKESNMEEKKKRSKKSSTKGTKGKKKGKKRNVVSDSEDDAPSPSEDESEPENDSKRKGEEDDNEEDEIKTSKKRKISKLSKETIEDSDDELDDDLFNEEGDEPTGNDDELPNEDAVEEGQKENNEELPNESVEDEAQNEESQTEAQNENQSQDEQ
- a CDS encoding DEHA2A05896p (no similarity), with amino-acid sequence MSSIDSRIHETWSRLKASHNQVQQISVEAPSLEKIIADQPNSDELEKELKDLVMKWYWNGYYQGFDDNETKPK
- a CDS encoding DEHA2A05874p (similar to uniprot|Q12462 Saccharomyces cerevisiae YOL147c PMP27 peroxisomal membrane protein - peroxin), producing MVADTILYHPTFGKLTRFLDSTPKREKCFRLVVYLSRFLSYYLQRQGFSPDVVNIFKDLKHHITIIRKGMRFLKPLNHLQAAAQTFDNKLMDPVLQKTTVIKNLGYVGYLSLDSITWLKLMNILSAKRFPTISTWSSRFWLIALIAGVINSLRTLKISNAKLEEKESEEINQKIYAAKRKLVWDFLDMFTCLNSLNYLHFTEGDVGLAGTITSIMGLHDLWKSSK